Proteins encoded within one genomic window of Triticum aestivum cultivar Chinese Spring chromosome 2D, IWGSC CS RefSeq v2.1, whole genome shotgun sequence:
- the LOC123050777 gene encoding uncharacterized protein encodes MEIKRKAPIHKIDLWDEAHKKKDGNYTSDNVKTIMFEVRMVKDNVEDVKDDVEDVKGDVKEVKGDVGDVRGQMAMIAAFLAKKFPGEICRNEVDSPTGNYQVSISKAVIFVQR; translated from the exons ATG GAAATCAAAAGGAAAGCACCGATCCACAAGATTGACCTATGGGATGAAGCTCATAAGAAAAAAGATGGCAATTACACAAGCGACAATGTGAAGACAATAATG TTTGAAGTACGCATGGTGAAAGATAATGTAGAAGATGTCAAAGATGATGTAGAGGACGTCAAAGGTGATGTAAAGGAAGTCAAAGGTGATGTAGGGGATGTCAGAGGTCAGATGGCTATGATTGCTGCATTCCTTGCCAAAAAGTTTCCTGGAGAGATTTGCAGAAATGAAGTGGATTCTCCTACAGGAAATTATCAAGTTAGCATATCAAAAGCAGTTATATTTGTGCAAAGATGA